AACAAAGAAGTCACAACGGATTAGTGCACCTTCAAAGAGTCCATCATACACTTTTTTAAAGTTTGTTTGTAGTTTTAAAACCAGGTCTTCAGGGATCTCAGCTTTTAAAACCTGCTCGCTTCTTGAGAAATCCATATATTTTTTCTCAAAGTCTAAGAACTCCTCTTTATGGGGCTCTTCAACAATTGAGAACTTTATCTCGTCACCTGATTTGTAACCTGCTAAGTTGTACTCTTTTACACCCTCTAAAAACGGTTCAACCAATACAGTGTCGTCAAATTCAAAAGCAGTGTCAAGTGCATAATCCATCTCAGATTCATCTTTTACTATACTCACACCTATTGAGCTTCCAAGACGAGAAGGTTTTACAATTACCGGATAGCCTATAGTAATATCTTTTTGCTCCGATTTTTTAAGCACTTCATACGGTACAGATTTTACACCGATCGCATCACACAAATATTTTGTATATACCTTGTCGAAAGAAAACACAGAAGCATCTGTACGAGGCCCTATATATTTAATCGCATAAAAGTCGAGTAAAGATGAGATAGTACCATCTTCCCCATCACCGCCGTGGATAAGATTTAATACAACGTTAGTATACGCAGTTTTACTAAAAAGCGACTTTTGCATGAAACCACCCTGAGTAAGTGAAAGCTGAGCCATTTTTTTATGCTCGCCCTTTGAGAAAGTGATCGCTTTCATTTTTGAAGGTTCTACAAGATAAAAAGTATGATCGCTGTCGCAAAAAATAAATGTCAGATCAAAATTTGATAGTTTCTCTTTTAATGTGATTGCACTTACAATGCTAATTTCATGTTCAAAACTAGCTCCACCAAATAATATAGTTAATTTCAATATATTTATCCTTTTATCAAATTGTTTGTAATAGTTTTAAAGCACCTTTTACAAGGTCAGCAGTATCATTGCCTTCGAGTGAAGAGAGTGCTTTGGAGATCTTATCTTTTTTAAATCCTAAAGCTTCCAGTGCTTCACTTGCCTGTGCATATGCTTGTGTATTAGAGCCCTCAGCATGACTCTGAGTTTGTTGTAAGAGTTCAGTATCAAAGCCATTTAGTTCCACTAAGATACGCCCTGCACTCTTCGGTCCGATTCCAGGTACTTTTTTTACACCGTTAATATCGTTATTATTGATCACGACTGCAAACTGAGA
Above is a window of Sulfurimonas marina DNA encoding:
- a CDS encoding D-alanine--D-alanine ligase, with product MKLTILFGGASFEHEISIVSAITLKEKLSNFDLTFIFCDSDHTFYLVEPSKMKAITFSKGEHKKMAQLSLTQGGFMQKSLFSKTAYTNVVLNLIHGGDGEDGTISSLLDFYAIKYIGPRTDASVFSFDKVYTKYLCDAIGVKSVPYEVLKKSEQKDITIGYPVIVKPSRLGSSIGVSIVKDESEMDYALDTAFEFDDTVLVEPFLEGVKEYNLAGYKSGDEIKFSIVEEPHKEEFLDFEKKYMDFSRSEQVLKAEIPEDLVLKLQTNFKKVYDGLFEGALIRCDFFVHNDEVLLNEINPIPGSMANYLFEDFATAIEELSGSLPQKKMISASYEYIHSISKAKGK
- the ruvA gene encoding Holliday junction branch migration protein RuvA translates to MIVGLQGNVVYKEPSFVHIDVNGVVYEVFISLQTFSALPKEKVSIFTMQIFREDAQLLFGFLDIAEKKMFERLIKINGVGPKVAMAICSTYTPSQFAVVINNNDINGVKKVPGIGPKSAGRILVELNGFDTELLQQTQSHAEGSNTQAYAQASEALEALGFKKDKISKALSSLEGNDTADLVKGALKLLQTI